GGATAGCATAAGGAATAGGACAAGAATACCCGTTCATTATACAAAAGGAGAGCAACTAGATGAGCAAAAAGTTAGTAAGTATTATTTTTTTAGGGATGTTACTTTTGTTAGCAGGGTGTGGGAAAGCGGTTGTTGATAGTAAATATACTGGGAAATGGAAGTTGGAATCAGTTAGTATAGGTGCTAGTGATGGGACGGATATGAAGGATACGGATGAGTCAAATATGATGAGTCATGATCTGGAAATGAATGCAGCTGGGAATGTAAAAGAATTGTATATATATGATGAATTTGTCCTGACTAATTCTTATAAAATAAAACAAAAAAATGGCAATGAATATCAATATGATGGTCCTGTAACTAGTAAAAAAGTATATGGTTATGAAACAGAAAGTGAAAAAGAAAACGTACAAAAAGCTCTTAAAGCACTTGAAGCTCAGGATGTTATCAAGATAATGAAAAGTGAACAAAAAGGAAATGAGTATCATTTGGATACTAAAGCAGAAAGGGAATATGAGTTTTCTATGGAACTGGAAAATGAGAATTTAATTTTGAAAAAAGTAGATAAAAAAGAGAACGCTATGGTTAAAGAAACGTATAAGAAAAATTAAGTTATAAGAAACGGGAATCCGTTGTAACCATCTATTTTTAAAGGTTTATTTGTAAAGACTATTCTTTTGAGATTTCTCGAGAGGATAGTTTTTTGTTACCGTAGTTAAATTTACAATAGGCTTGAGTTCTAGGTATAATATAGATGAATTTAGAAAGTATATCGTAAAAGGAGTGAACCAAAATGACAACAACACTAAAAACCAGCTACCAGAAAACAGCTTATAAACTAGGCGGAAACGGTCCGCGCAATATTGGTGTTCTTACAGAAGCACTTCAAAATATAGATGATAACCTAGAAAGCGATATTTACGGAAACGGTGCAGTTATTGGGAATTTTGAAACAAAAATTGCGAAAATTCTCGGGAAACAATCTGCAGTATTTTTCCCAAGTGGGACGATGGCTCAGCAAATTGCGTTAAGAATTTGGGCTGACCGGAAAGAGAATCGGTGCGTAGCATATCATCCGCTCTCTCATTTGGAGATTCACGAACAAGACGGGCTAAAAGAATTGCAGCAAATCACGCCAATATTACTTGGTACGGCGAATCGACTTGTGACAATTGACGATATTAAAAGTCTTCGCGAGCCAGTTTCTAGTGTGCTTATCGAACTTCCTCAACGAGAAATTGGTGGGCAACTGCCTTCTTTTGAAGAGCTTGAGGAGATTTCGGATTATTGCCATGAACAGGGTATCTCGTTACATCTGGACGGGGCGCGGTTATGGGAAATCACGCCATTTTATCAGAAGTCTGCGGAAGAAATTTGTGCGCTGTTTGATAGTGTGTATGTGTCGTTTTACAAAGGGATTGGCGGGATTGCTGGGGCGATTTTGGCTGGGAATGATGATTTTGTGCAAGAGGCGAAAATCTGGAAACGGCGGTATGGTGGGGATTTGATTAGTCTGTATCCATATATTTTGTCCGCAGATTATTATTTTGAAAAACGGATTGGGAAAATGGCGGAATATTTTGAGGCGGCGAAAGGATTGGCTGAGCGATTTAATTCGTGTTCGGGCGTGAAGACTGTGCCGGAAGTGCCGGTTTCTAATATGTTTCATGTTTATTTTGAGAAGTCGGCTGATGAGATTGGGGCGATTTTGACGAAGATTCAGGATGAAACTGGCGTTGGGATTTCGGGGTATTTGCAGGAGAAATCGGCGGATGTTTGTGCGTTTGAGGTTTCGGTTGGGGATGCGTTTGCGGAGATACCGGTGGAGATTTTGGAATCTGCTTTTGAATGTTTGGAAAAGGAACTTAAACTATAAATTTGGATATAAAAAGACAAGCTATTTTCTATAGTAGCTTGTCTTTTTTAGTATAAATTATATTTTATTTCGAGTGATTACTTGATCTTCATAAGATTTTAGCTCGGATAGAATTTCATCAATTGTCTTAGTTTTTTCTCTGGGTATTTCTATGGACGTCTCTTCTTTTTCTATAATTTCATCGTAACCTTTTCTAGGTTCTTTAAACATTTTATCAAGTTCTTCAGAGCAACTAAAAATTTTGACGTCTTTACCTGCAGTAAAACTCAGATTTTTATCATTATTTATGTATCCATCAATACTTGTGCCAATAGGATTAAATTCTTCATTGGTGAAAGTAACTGTATTAAAGTCTGGAATATTATATTTAAGATATATCGTTATTTTTTCTTTTTGGTCATTAAAGAAAGCTTGGTCTTTTTTTTCTTGCTCTTGATGTTGCATATAAAAGTAACCTCCTAGAATGGATAACATTGTGACAATTAGCACAATAACTAGTATAATAATTTTAGTTCGTTTTGACATAAAAGACCTCCAGAGATGAAAGGATGATTGATTTGACTACTAAAAAAGCTTTCACTGATGAAGAATATTTCAAGCTTTCCGAGGCTGTTTATCAAGATGGCACATTAAATAGTAAAAAAATTAACATTGAACTAAGTGACAGAACAAAAAGTAATTGGAAAGTAGTATCAAAATTGAATGATAAGGCGACTGATACACAAGCTTTTGCAGTTGTTCCAGAAGAAAAAGGAAAAGATGGAAGAATCTCTTACAACTATAATAACATGGTTTTTGTTTATCGAGGAACAAAAGAGTCAAAAGATTTCGGTAGCGATATTATTAATGTATTTGCAGGTACAAATACAAGAACTAGCTTAGATAGAAAATCAAAAAATCCTTTTCAAGTATCTGAAAAATGGACAAAAGAGGTCCTAAAAGAATTCAATCCTAAAAATCCTACTTCTACTGGTCATAGTTTAGGTGGCGCGCTCTCTCATTATAATTCTATTTTACATGATTTTAATGCAACTACATATGCTGCTCCCAATATTTATCAATTACTACCTGAAGATAAGCAAAAGAAAGTTCGTGAAGGCTTTTATAATAAGTCGATTACTGATTTCACGCATGATGATGACATGATTGGAACTTTTGACCAGTTTGGTTCACCTATCATAGGCTCCCAATATATAGCGGAACGAAATAAAGTAGAAGTTGGAGTCAAAGGAGTTTTTGGAGCCATTCCAGGGCACTACAATGAAACATTTGAAGGCTGTTTTTCTAGCGACGGGACGATGAAGTTAAAAGTAGATGTAGATACTATTATTAGGTATGCTCAGGACATTGACAGGATTATTCATTCGCTGCAAACGAGTAATGATGACTTAGCGAATATTGAAAAAGATCTACAACTAGGTTCCAAGAAAATACAAAATCAATTAGAGGATGAAATAGGGATTGGTGGAGCATATAGTGAATTGTCTACTTGGGATATAGACGATGTTTTAACAGAACTATGTACAAAATATAAAAATGGTGTTTATTGCTTTTATAACCCGGATGAGTTTGAAAGATATTATGAAATGAATCATCATACGTGTAAACTATTGAAAAATTTTCAAATAGAACTTATTGATGCAGCCCAGTCTTTTCGAGAAGCAGATACATATTTAGGAGAATGGATTTCTAATAATAATTAAAGGGAGTGATTAACTATGTATGGCAATACTTATCAACGTGAATATGCCCGTGCAATGGGTGAGACAGCATATGATACGAGCTATCAACTTAAAATTATTGAACGAGAACTCAAGAAAAAAGATTTAACTGAAGGAGAACGTTCGAATTTACTTGCAGCAGAAAGTATTTTGAAAAAACAAGTGCAATTAAAAGTTTTAAATCAAGATGCAAAAAAATTAGTAGAAAAACTAACTCAGCAAACTAGAGATGAAATGAATATGATTCAAATAGAAAATGAAAAAATTGGAGATGAATTAAAATTTATTCAAGATAAATTAGCGGATGCATTTGAATCCAGAACTGCAAAAGCTGTTCAAAGTTGGATGAGGAATATTCGGGAAGAAGAATTGGAAGAGCAAAAAGAGGTTCTTGTTATTTGTAAAGAAAGTATCAGAATGGATTAATATAGCGATGAAAACTAAATGAAGTCTAGTCTTGTGGACCAATACATGAAATTGTGTTGGTTTTTTGCATATTCAAAAGTTGATTTTTAGTTTATTTATGTATTATTTCACTTAATTTGACAAAAAGTATGTTTTTATATCTTTTTGATGCTGTTTTTAATGGTCAAATGTAAATAATTAGTCACATTTAGAATCATTATTTCTACTATAATAGAACTAGGAAGATAAATTTAATATAAAGAATATATGGGGGATGGAAGTATGAGCATTATTAATAGTAATTTTAGAAGTTTAGGGTCATACATAATGGAGAATGTTTACAAAATACCGGATTATCAAAGGGAATACTCTTGGGAAGAAACTGAGTTAGAAGACTTATGGATGGATTTAAGTCAAATCATAAATGGTGAAACTGAAAGTCATTTTTTTGGACAAATTGTAATACACATCGATAAAAAAGTAGATGAAAAACTTATTATTGATGGACAACAAAGAACAAGTACAACGGTTATTTTGTTAGCAGCAATGAGAGATTTATTTATAAAAATACATGATTATGGTTGGGAAGATGCGCGTTTTGATGCTGAGGACATTACTACGAAATTTATTGGGAGATATACTCAAACTAGAGATGAACGTAAATTAATACTTGGTGAGAATGATAAAGAATACTTTTCAAATAGAATTCAATTTATGACGCCAGAAACAAAAAAGAAGCAAAAGTTAACTAACTCACAAAAAAGAATAGATTTTGCTTATGACTATTTTTATAAAAAACTAGAAAAATCCATGGACTCAGCTGAAACTTTGGAGAATAAATATACAGTTTTAAAAGAGTTTTTTAGTACTTTTACTGAAAAATGCTCTGTTATGTTTGTAGAAACAGATGACATAAATGAAGCTTTTATTATTTTTGAGACATTAAATGCTAGAGGAAGAGATTTAGAGACAGCTGACTTATTGAAGAATCATTTGTTTAGAGTTGCGAATAAGAAAATTGATGTTGTAAAAGAAGAATGGAAACAAATGCTAGAATTTCTTGGGAAGATTGATACTACTAAGTATATTCGGCATTTTTGGAATTCCCAAAATTCATTTATTAGAGAAAAAGATTTGTATAAAGTAATAAGAAAAAAAATAACAACACCATTAGAAGCTAATAATTTTATGAAAGATTTACTCAAACTATCTGAAGTATATAGTGGTATGGTTAATCCAGCAGAAGATAATTTCTTTGATGCGAATATCCAAAAAGTATTAGCTGATATAAATATACTTGGAGCAAAATCTTTTTATCCTATAATATTAGCAATGGTGAAGAAAGGCTATGACTTTAAAGAGATATATGAAGTCCTTTCATGCATTGAAGTATTAGTGGTAAGGAATTTCGTGGTGTCAGGCTTAGTTGCAAATAAATATGAAATAGAGTTTTCGAAAATTGCTTTTAGAATTTATCAAGAAGATATTGAAGATTTCACCGAGATTATGAGCTTATTACGAAAAAATATTGTAGCAGATAACGATTTTTTACATAATTTTTCCAGTTTTGAGATCAAAAATAAGCCTAGTATAAGATACATTTTGAAAAAGATTAATGATAGTTACTCGAAGGAACTTACTGTGTTAGATGATAACAATAAAGTTCATATTGAACATATTATGCCTGTAAAAGCGACTGATTGGGACATTATTAAAGAAGATCATGGTGAGTATCTATGGAAATTGGGCAATCTTACTTTACTTGGTGGGGAATATAATAAAAAATCTACTAATAAAATATTTAATGAGAAAAAAGAAGTATATGAGTATTCGCAAGTACAGTTGACGAAAGAATTGTTGGATTATGAAGAGTGGACCGTAGAGACAATTCAAGAACGACAAAAAATCTTAGCCGAGGTTGCAGTTAATATTTGGAAGGTTTGATATGTTTATGCTGAGCTAGATAATTGAAGCATGTTAAAGTAATTATTTAACGAAGATAATTACTATACTCTGAAATATGCTTTGGTTAGTTAATTAATTTTTGTGTTATTTCATTTGATAGATACTCACTGTTTGTTTCTTAAATTTATAATCATATGTAGTTGATTAAATAAGCCTCTTAAAGTTAGTTTTTTTGTCTAACTTTAAGAGGCTTATTACTTCATATTTCTAGTTAGTTCTATATGTATTTTAATCAGTGAAGGCCTCAAATAAATATGCAGAAATCTCTTCTTCTAAATTATTGGGATTTGGAATTAATATTTTTTGGACTTGTAGTCTATTTTCATTGAAATAACGAGATAAGTCTGGTTTGTCCGAAAGATTTTCATACTCATTCTCTGTGATAATCAAGTTTATTTTGGTAGCATCTTCTGGTATCTCATTCATTTGTAAATATTTTTGAAAGACTACTTCTGGATGTGATAATTCCCACATTCCTCTTAATCGTAAATTTGAATTACCGAGTGGATCCACTTTTTTTATCCGACCAAATTCTTTAGTATCAACGAATATTGCATCCGGAAGATCTACTACAGCTTCTTTAATACTTTCTTTTAAATCTAAATATATGGATTCTCTTGCAATAAAAGTGTTACCATATGCTAACCATAATCTATAAAGTTTATCATCTTTTTCATTCAGATTACCTACTACATATACAATTTCTTTTTTCTCCCACTGTGATTCCATAATCAATTCTTTAATAGGAAGGTTTTGAGTATCTGGATAGATATATGCTTTAGGAAATGAACTATTAAGCGCTAAATTACCAACGCCTTTTCCATTCATTTTTTTAGGTTCAACCCCTACACCTTCCTTAATGATAAAATCAGGAAAGTTAGAGCTATTACCTTTCCAACTTAAATATTTATCATAGTGTTTTTCTTTTTCAATTTGATGAGAATATGCAGATGCTCCAGTACAAAACATATCTTTCACAAAAAATTCTAATGAGTCTCCTGCTGCATTTGCAGCACCATTACCTCTGAAAATTGGTGTTAATCTACAAGAATTTCTCTCTAGTATATTACTTAAAGCAATTAACACATTTGAATATTCACTCATTTAATATCACCATAGCCTTTTATTTAGTAAGTAGCTTTCTATATTATCTCATGAAATAATGTACTGGCCAATACAAAAAAAATATGTTATGATTAATTATTATATTTACTAGATAGGAGGTTAGAACTTGAAAAATATGATTACTGAATCTAAATTCACTTCATCTTCAACGTTGTCAACTCAAGAAATAAAAAAAGTGCTTTTTTCAAAAATTGAAGATGAAAATAAAAAAATTAAAAATCTTTCTGTTCCTGAAATTGACTACTCAAATATTAATTATGATAATAAGAAAGTTAATGTAGTTAGCCTTTTTTCAGGGGCAGGTGGACTTGACCTAGGATTAGAGTTAGCTGGCGTTTATGCAAAAAAAGAACAAAAAGAACAGCCTTTAGAACTTTTAAATAATTATCCCCGATACAAAGAGATTAGAAAAGAAAGTTTGTTTAATATTATATACTCAAATGATATGTTCAAAGAAGCTAATGAAACATATTTAGCTAACTTTCAAAGTAATATTTTAAAACAAGAATTAGATATTCGAAAAATACCTAATTTCCCTAAATGTGAATTAATGATAGGTGGATTTCCTTGTCCAGGTTTCTCCGCAGCAGGTCCTAGATTAATTGACGATGAAAGAAACTTTTTATATATCCACTTTATTCGCGCGCTTATGCAAAGTCAACCTGATTTTTTTGTAGCAGAAAATGTTAAAGGACTAATGACTTTAGCAAAAGGAGAAGTTTTTAACCAGGTTGTTCAAGATTTTTCATCAGCAGGATACAAAGTGAAAGCATTTCTTGTTAATTCAAGAGATTATGGAGTTCCACAGCTAAGAGAGCGTGTTTTCTTAATTGGTACGCATGAAACTAAGCAACCTAATTTTGAGTATATCCTACCGCCTCCAACAAACGGTACAAAAAAAGGATTGTTACCATTTGTCACTCTAAGAGATTCTATTTTTGATTTATTAGATAAACCAGGAGATTTTTATGAAGGAAGCTTTTCCTCTATGTATTTATCAAGAAATAGAAAAAAAACATGGGAAGAACAAAGTTTTACGATTCAGGCTTCTGGACGACAAGCTCCATTACATCCATCTGGTAAGCCAATGGAGAAACTGGATAAAGATATTTGGAAATTAGTAGGTAATACAAATAGAAGATTGTCTGTGAAAGAAATCGCAAGAATCCAAACTTTTCCTGACTGGTTTGAGTTTTCGACAGGAGGAAATATTAAAGCTTCAAAGAATCATAGATTAAATCAACAATATAAGCAAATTGGAAATGCGGTTCCAGTTAAACTAGCATTTGAAATGTTACTTCCTATTGCTAAATATATGAATGAGCAAAAAAATAGATGTTAGTAAAAAATGTGTATCAAGGAATTTGATCTACTAGCATGCAATAAGCATCGATTGTTTAATTAACTTAATTGGAATTAAACAATCGATGCTTTTGCATGAGAGAAAGAGTATCTAAATAAAGAAATAATAGCTATTCATTTACAATCACCACGAATAATAGTTCAATTCCAAGAAAGTCATCAATGCTTCTTTTTTATTACTCTCAAATATTCCATAGTTCTTATATCTATTTCTGATAATATAAAGTGATATAGTATGAGAGGGAAATCTGAAAATTGTTATCTAAGTAGAGTATTTTCAATACAGTGTGATTTTTTTTAAGAATTTCCATTGTGACTATAGATCTAGTCTATCTATTTATTTTGAGAACTTTGATAAAATTAAGTTAACAGTTTTAAGTGAATTATGTTAAATATTAAAATTAAAAGGAGACCCACCCATGCCAAAACTAATCATCGACGCAGACGATTTCGGTCTATCCAAAGCCATCAACCACGGCATCATCGAAAGCTACAAAACTGGCATCACCACATCCACTTTACTCATGCCGAACCTAGAAACTGCCGAGCACGCAATCGCTCTCGCAAAAGACCACCCAGACCTATTCATCGGGCAACACACAAATTTCTTACTCGGGAAACCATGCGCGAACCCGGCGGAAATCCCATCACTTGTCGACGAAAACGGGGAATTCCATCGTTCCAAATACTACCGCGCCAACACAGAACTGAAATTCCAATACGAAGATGTGCGAACGGAAACGATTGCTCAAATGGAACGGTTCAAAGCGCTAACTGGTCATTACCCAGAGCATATCGACTGCCACTCAATCGGTGATGAAACGGTTGATCAAGCTTTCTTTGATATTGCGCATGAGTTCGGGATTCACACCACTTTAAAATACAGCGGTGATAAAAAATGGCCAGATCAGGAAGGTTATTTACCAATTATTAAACTGCTCGAGTCGGGCGCACTCCCCTACACAAATGGTGGTGTCTCGGTTGAGAACTTCCTTAACGATGATTTCGGATTATTAAAATTGGCACCAAACGAAATCGCTGAGATGCATTTTGATGTCGGTTTTTTGGATCAATTTGTGCTGGATAATTCTTCTTATACGTTGATGCGGTGCCGTGAGCTTGCGACGATTTGTGACGCGCGGGTGCGGGATTGGCTTCTTGAAAATGGGTTTGAGCTTATTACGTTTGGGGATTTACAGCGGTAAAACTCTATGTTATGATGAACGCAACTTAATAAGAAAAACTAGGGGGGCCGATTCTGGCTGAGATAGGAAGGTAATGCTTTCTGACCCTTTGAACCTGTTTGTTAGTGCAAGCGTAGGGAAGTGAATGTGAAAGTGACCGGAAAATTTATCGCGGCTGCTGTTTCTTTGCTTATGCTAAGGGACAGTGGGCGCTTTTTTTATTGTTCAAAAGGAGGAGTTTGCATGTTTGTTCACAGTTTTCAAGAAGAAGTAGGGGATTTATGGCAAGAAACGTTACAGCATCCATTTGTGCGGAGTTTGGCGGATGGGACGCTTGAGAAGGAGGCGTTTTACTATTATTTGCTCCAGGATGATTATTACTTGTCGCATTTTGAGAAGGTGATTGAGAAAAGTGTGGAACAGGCGGGGACGGCGGAACTTGCTGCGGAAATGAGGGAAGTACAAAGGCGGCTTCGGCAGTCGGAGTTGTTGATGCGCGAACAGTTTTATCCGCGGGTTGGGCTAACGGAGCGCGATTTTTCCGAGCGCAAACCGGCGCCAACAGCTTATCATTATACTTCTCATCTTTACCGGATGGCGGATTTTGGCAGTTTTGGGGTGACGATTGCTTCCCTTTTGCCGTGTTATGCGCTTTATGCGGATATGGGGAAAATGTACGAAGGGGCGCGGAGTTCGGAGCCATTTTATCAAGAGTTGTTGGATAGTTATGTGGATGAAAATTATCAAAAAGTGGTGTTGCAGCAGAAACGGTTGGTGGAACAGGCGGCGAGTATGGCGGATGCGCGGGAACTGGCTCTCATGAAGCAGGCTTTTCAAATTAGTGTGGAAATGGAATGGGCGTTTTTTGATATGGCTTATAAAAAACAAAATTGGCGTGGGAGTGTGAATTATGTTTGATTTTATGACGTTGGAAAAGGTGCGGGAAAAAGGGCCGTTGGTACATAATATTACGAATATCGTGGTTGCGAATGACTCGGCGAACGGCTTGCTTGCGATTGGTGCGTCACCGATTATGGCTTCTGCGAAAGAGGAAATGGATGAACTTGCGAAAATGGCAGATGTGCTCGTGATTAATATTGGGACGCTGGACGGTGAACTGGTGGAAGCGATGAAAATTGCTGGACGTGCGGCAAATGTTGCTGGAACGCCGGTTGTGCTTGATCCGGTCGGTGTTGGCGCGACTTCATACCGTCGTAAAGTGGTGCAAGAATTATTGGCTGAAATTCAGTTTACGGCGATTCGTGGAAATGCGGGAGAGCTTGCTGCAATTGCTGGTGAAGCTTGGGAAGCGAAAGGCGTGGATGCGGGTGTTGGTTCGGCGGATGTGCTGAGCATTGCTGAAAAAGTGGCGAATGAATGGAGCACGGTTGTTATTATTAGCGGCGAAGTAGATGTGATTTCGGACGGAACTCGTTTTGCAAAAGTGGCTAATGGTAGCGCACTGCTTCCAAGAATTACTGGTTCTGGTTGTTTGCTCAGTGCAGTTTGCGGTAGTTTTATTGCCGTTCAGGATGATGCTTTTCGAGCTAGTGTCGAAGCATGCGCGAGTTATGCGGTGGCTTCTGAATATGCGGAACTCGAGTTAGAAAGAAAACTTCCAGGTTCATTTCGACCACTATTTTTAGATGCGCTTGCTAGTTGGTCGGTCGAAAAAACGCATGCCAAAGCTAAAATCCAAGAAAGTGGTGAACACAAATGATTTTCCCACAAGTGTTAACGATAGCTGGTTCAGATTCTGGCGGCGGCGCGGGGATACAAGCGGATATCAAGACATTTCAAGAGCGCAAAACTTTTGGTATGTCCGTCATCACGGCAATCACGGCACAAAACACGCTAGGTGTAAAAGCAGTGCATAAAATCCCAGTAGAAATGATTCGTGAACAGTGTGACGCGATTGCAGAGGATTTCCAAGTGAGCGCCGTGAAAACTGGAATGCTAGCAGATGCAGAAATTATCCGGGAAGTGGCGCGGAATATACATTTGCACAACTTCCAAAATATCGTTATTGATCCCGTGATGATTGCAAAAGGTGGTACTGCTTTGCTTGAAAACGAGGCGACACAAGTGTTGAAAGATAAGCTTTTGCCACTTGGTACGATAATTACGCCGAACATTCCAGAAGCCGAAGAAATTCTAGGCGAAAAAATCACAACCAAGGCAGAAATTGAACAAGCTGCTAAGAAAATTTTTGATTTAGGTGTAAAAGCGGTTGTTATTAAAGGTGGGCATAGCGAAATGAGTGAGGCGGCTGATTTTTACTATGATGGCGAAACGACAAAATGGCTGACGAGCGAGCGCTTTGATACACCAC
The sequence above is drawn from the Listeria monocytogenes genome and encodes:
- a CDS encoding low specificity L-threonine aldolase; this translates as MTTTLKTSYQKTAYKLGGNGPRNIGVLTEALQNIDDNLESDIYGNGAVIGNFETKIAKILGKQSAVFFPSGTMAQQIALRIWADRKENRCVAYHPLSHLEIHEQDGLKELQQITPILLGTANRLVTIDDIKSLREPVSSVLIELPQREIGGQLPSFEELEEISDYCHEQGISLHLDGARLWEITPFYQKSAEEICALFDSVYVSFYKGIGGIAGAILAGNDDFVQEAKIWKRRYGGDLISLYPYILSADYYFEKRIGKMAEYFEAAKGLAERFNSCSGVKTVPEVPVSNMFHVYFEKSADEIGAILTKIQDETGVGISGYLQEKSADVCAFEVSVGDAFAEIPVEILESAFECLEKELKL
- a CDS encoding DUF1433 domain-containing protein; amino-acid sequence: MQHQEQEKKDQAFFNDQKEKITIYLKYNIPDFNTVTFTNEEFNPIGTSIDGYINNDKNLSFTAGKDVKIFSCSEELDKMFKEPRKGYDEIIEKEETSIEIPREKTKTIDEILSELKSYEDQVITRNKI
- a CDS encoding DUF262 domain-containing protein, producing the protein MSIINSNFRSLGSYIMENVYKIPDYQREYSWEETELEDLWMDLSQIINGETESHFFGQIVIHIDKKVDEKLIIDGQQRTSTTVILLAAMRDLFIKIHDYGWEDARFDAEDITTKFIGRYTQTRDERKLILGENDKEYFSNRIQFMTPETKKKQKLTNSQKRIDFAYDYFYKKLEKSMDSAETLENKYTVLKEFFSTFTEKCSVMFVETDDINEAFIIFETLNARGRDLETADLLKNHLFRVANKKIDVVKEEWKQMLEFLGKIDTTKYIRHFWNSQNSFIREKDLYKVIRKKITTPLEANNFMKDLLKLSEVYSGMVNPAEDNFFDANIQKVLADINILGAKSFYPIILAMVKKGYDFKEIYEVLSCIEVLVVRNFVVSGLVANKYEIEFSKIAFRIYQEDIEDFTEIMSLLRKNIVADNDFLHNFSSFEIKNKPSIRYILKKINDSYSKELTVLDDNNKVHIEHIMPVKATDWDIIKEDHGEYLWKLGNLTLLGGEYNKKSTNKIFNEKKEVYEYSQVQLTKELLDYEEWTVETIQERQKILAEVAVNIWKV
- a CDS encoding NgoPII family restriction endonuclease; its protein translation is MSEYSNVLIALSNILERNSCRLTPIFRGNGAANAAGDSLEFFVKDMFCTGASAYSHQIEKEKHYDKYLSWKGNSSNFPDFIIKEGVGVEPKKMNGKGVGNLALNSSFPKAYIYPDTQNLPIKELIMESQWEKKEIVYVVGNLNEKDDKLYRLWLAYGNTFIARESIYLDLKESIKEAVVDLPDAIFVDTKEFGRIKKVDPLGNSNLRLRGMWELSHPEVVFQKYLQMNEIPEDATKINLIITENEYENLSDKPDLSRYFNENRLQVQKILIPNPNNLEEEISAYLFEAFTD
- a CDS encoding DNA cytosine methyltransferase, which gives rise to MKNMITESKFTSSSTLSTQEIKKVLFSKIEDENKKIKNLSVPEIDYSNINYDNKKVNVVSLFSGAGGLDLGLELAGVYAKKEQKEQPLELLNNYPRYKEIRKESLFNIIYSNDMFKEANETYLANFQSNILKQELDIRKIPNFPKCELMIGGFPCPGFSAAGPRLIDDERNFLYIHFIRALMQSQPDFFVAENVKGLMTLAKGEVFNQVVQDFSSAGYKVKAFLVNSRDYGVPQLRERVFLIGTHETKQPNFEYILPPPTNGTKKGLLPFVTLRDSIFDLLDKPGDFYEGSFSSMYLSRNRKKTWEEQSFTIQASGRQAPLHPSGKPMEKLDKDIWKLVGNTNRRLSVKEIARIQTFPDWFEFSTGGNIKASKNHRLNQQYKQIGNAVPVKLAFEMLLPIAKYMNEQKNRC
- a CDS encoding ChbG/HpnK family deacetylase encodes the protein MPKLIIDADDFGLSKAINHGIIESYKTGITTSTLLMPNLETAEHAIALAKDHPDLFIGQHTNFLLGKPCANPAEIPSLVDENGEFHRSKYYRANTELKFQYEDVRTETIAQMERFKALTGHYPEHIDCHSIGDETVDQAFFDIAHEFGIHTTLKYSGDKKWPDQEGYLPIIKLLESGALPYTNGGVSVENFLNDDFGLLKLAPNEIAEMHFDVGFLDQFVLDNSSYTLMRCRELATICDARVRDWLLENGFELITFGDLQR
- the tenA gene encoding thiaminase II, coding for MFVHSFQEEVGDLWQETLQHPFVRSLADGTLEKEAFYYYLLQDDYYLSHFEKVIEKSVEQAGTAELAAEMREVQRRLRQSELLMREQFYPRVGLTERDFSERKPAPTAYHYTSHLYRMADFGSFGVTIASLLPCYALYADMGKMYEGARSSEPFYQELLDSYVDENYQKVVLQQKRLVEQAASMADARELALMKQAFQISVEMEWAFFDMAYKKQNWRGSVNYV
- the thiM gene encoding hydroxyethylthiazole kinase, which codes for MFDFMTLEKVREKGPLVHNITNIVVANDSANGLLAIGASPIMASAKEEMDELAKMADVLVINIGTLDGELVEAMKIAGRAANVAGTPVVLDPVGVGATSYRRKVVQELLAEIQFTAIRGNAGELAAIAGEAWEAKGVDAGVGSADVLSIAEKVANEWSTVVIISGEVDVISDGTRFAKVANGSALLPRITGSGCLLSAVCGSFIAVQDDAFRASVEACASYAVASEYAELELERKLPGSFRPLFLDALASWSVEKTHAKAKIQESGEHK
- the thiD gene encoding bifunctional hydroxymethylpyrimidine kinase/phosphomethylpyrimidine kinase; translation: MIFPQVLTIAGSDSGGGAGIQADIKTFQERKTFGMSVITAITAQNTLGVKAVHKIPVEMIREQCDAIAEDFQVSAVKTGMLADAEIIREVARNIHLHNFQNIVIDPVMIAKGGTALLENEATQVLKDKLLPLGTIITPNIPEAEEILGEKITTKAEIEQAAKKIFDLGVKAVVIKGGHSEMSEAADFYYDGETTKWLTSERFDTPHTHGTGCTFSACIAAELAKGNSLLDSVMVAKEFITSAIKYPLGIGHGHGPTNHFAYRLEDGK